The following proteins are co-located in the Macadamia integrifolia cultivar HAES 741 chromosome 3, SCU_Mint_v3, whole genome shotgun sequence genome:
- the LOC122072751 gene encoding classical arabinogalactan protein 9, protein MDRTNVCALIFICIAVVGVGGQAPAAAPTTTPAPPTPVAPVSAPPAAATAPTTPKTPAPVATTPTAAPPTVVASPPVQAPTAAPPTPVVTPASPPPAVTPPPTPVPVSSPPPALPPPVPAPTTPPAAPPPAVPPPAPLAAPPALVPAPAPSKKKKKKAKHAPAPSPIALSPPAPPTSAPTPSTDSISPGPAADVNSNGVEKMLGLQNLLILGGALLCTLLF, encoded by the exons atggatcgGACCAATGTCTGCGCTCTGATCTTCATCTGCATTGCCGTGGTCGGCGTCGGAGGTCAAGCGCCGGCAGCAGCGCCCACTACCACACCGGCGCCACCTACTCCGGTGGCACCAGTTTCAGCACCACCCGCTGCTGCAACTGCGCCGACCACACCCAAAACCCCAGCTCCAGTGGCAACCACACCAACAGCGGCACCACCGACAGTAGTTGCATCTCCGCCAGTGCAAGCACCCACGGCAGCTCCACCAACACCGGTTGTCACACCTGCTTCGCCACCACCGGCTGTGACCCCACCTCCAACTCCAGTTCCGGTGAGCTCTCCTCCACCTGCATTACCTCCTCCAGTCCCAGCCCCAACCACCCCTCCTGCAGCTCCTCCACCAGCAGTTCCCCCACCTGCACCCTTGGCAGCACCACCTGCCCTAGTACCAGCACCGGCAccgagcaagaagaagaagaagaaagcgaAACACGCACCGGCCCCCTCGCCCATTGCCTTGAGCCCTCCTGCGCCACCCACCTCGGCACCTACTCCCAGTACTGACAGTATCTCCCCTGGACCAGCTGCGGACGTGAACTCG AATGGAGTAGAGAAGATGTTGGGCTTGCAGAATCTGTTGATTTTGGGAGGAGCTCTCCTCTGTACCCTGCTTTTCTAG